Below is a genomic region from Ochotona princeps isolate mOchPri1 chromosome 28, mOchPri1.hap1, whole genome shotgun sequence.
GTACTCAGCCTACGGAAAACCCATCCAGGTGAGCAGGGATGCCCACCATGGGATCATGAGATGGGAGAAAGGAAACACTGGACAGAAGCAAGTGCTGGAATGAACGCTATTGAGCTTGGTATCTGCAGGAACACTGGTAGTGCTTAGCAGTGGCTCTGCTGGGCAGACTTGCTTCAAGATGTTCATAGAAAGCAGGTTTTGACACTGGTTTAAGCAGATTTGTTCTCTATACGACGAATTTCAAATGTTATGCCAACTGCTATGTCACTGATTACTCATGTATATTTTATTCTCCTATTAAATTTCATTAATTCCATTACAAAATTTCCATCTACAGCCACAATGAAGAAGAGGTCGCTTTCCTACTAAGATACATCGTCTCAAATCTCATTTCTGGGCATGTTAGGAATGTTATTACTAATTTGGAAAGCATCTGATACTTTTTCCAAGAttaattcgcaacacagaataaTGCTAACATTACTCATAAAATAATTTGAACTTCATCCCAAGGGCCTTCCATGAAGCAGACAGGCAGTATTAGATGCTGAGGAGCGAGTTTCCATCTCAGCCCTTCCTTAGTCTGCAGAGCTTCTGGGATCCATCAGTGGCTTAAGTAAGGCCAGCCAGTACCCAAGGGAGGGCAGAAGTCTGCTAGAGGTTAGAGGTCCCAGGGACGGTTCACTCAGGCTTAACCAAGGCCTTTTCTGGTTATTGTCATTTCCTTTAATGACTATTCCACACAATCTCCTGGGACATGCATACCCTGCTTTTGCAACATCACAGTCAGATTTAAAACACGTTTTATTACAACCATATTCTTCCTATTCTTCTAAAAGTGCTTAGCTTGCAAGAGGGAAGGGAATGGTGGATTATTTAAGAGTGGCAAAAGGCTAACGTTTCCTACAAAATTGATTTGGCCATACGTCAACCTTTTaaagagaaattgatttttttaactttatattaAGCTGCAGCTTTAGTGATTTTGCTATGCACTATTTATGGGTGAAGTGGGTGATAATGCAGAGAAGTAAGCTGATATATATTTGCCCAAATCCATCTAACTCTAAAATTACTCAATATATCTCTAGCAATGAAGAAAAAATCCTAAGTAATAAAAAAGGCTTTCAACCTGAGACTTTTCAAAGCCCAAACATGTAGAAACAATAACAGTTAAAGGTTCTGCATCACCCACTGTACCTTTGAAAGCCTCCTGCTTGTGAGGTGACAGCAATATGTCTATCTGGTGATAGtaactttcatttttgttatCATCTCCTTCAGAGTTTGATTCTGTTGATGGAATCATTTGGCactctgctggctcctgcttAAAAGTGGTAATTCCAAGACTTCCTTCATCATTGTTATCATTTTGGTCGGTACCACTAGTGACTGTTTCCTGAATAAGAAATAGATTGCCTATAGCGTGCACTGCACAGCTGGACTCAGTAGTGTTTGTCGGAAAGTCCATTTGAGAAAAGATTTCCTCATGATTCCCATTTGATAAATCTTGATGGCAAGCATCCTTTACCACGGGTGCCATCTGACATCTGCCTTGTTCAACATTTCCCAGAGAGCTGGGTGACCCTTTGGGCTGTTCTAGTCCCATGGGACAGTTAGCATCAACTGTGCCTTCATGGTCACTTTGAGTAACTGACTTCAAAAAGGTCAAGACTGGCATTTTTACTTTGCTGGGGGCTTCTGTCTGTGAATGAGTTGCGTGGGACTCTTTTTGGTCCCATGTCATGGTGCTCTGGCTAATTCTGTGGGGTGGGCTTCCTGCAGTGGGGCTGGCACAGAACGTAGGCTCAACAGGTGGAGTCTGAATAGTCTTCATCTCCGGCATCGGCTGTGAGTTGCTACGTAACAACGCTTGATTATAGTCTCTGTCAGTCATGTCAAAGTCCTCTTTTTCATGATCCAATGCAAATTCAGGACAGCAATTCAAGGAAAAGCTATCTGCAGGTGCGTCTTTAGGTCCTGGGTGTCTGTTGGCCCAGTGAGATAGACTGAATATGGTAGAAGGCTTTGGAGTATTTTGACTGGGATTGCAAGATGCACAATTTGCACTCTCCCAGCATCCTGCAGGTGGATTTCTGCTGCatctgcagcagaggctggctggaTTTTCTGCTGTGAGCTGCACACTCAGAGAAAAATCATCTTCATCTGGGGAGACGTCAGCCATGGTACTTGGCCAGTGTTTTAATCCATCTGTGTTTTGCTGTGCACAGGAGACTGGTGGGATGTTTTCCAGGATATCAAATTCGTTTCTACTTTCTTGATTCTCATCTTCAAAAGGCATTTTGCTGAGGTCTGAAGTACTGACACGTGAGCCCTTCAGTGTGTTGCACAAAGTGGGAGGAATGCTTGGGAGCAGAGCGTCAGCCTGAGCGGAGTGTTTCTTTAGGGGCATGTTCTGAGTCACTTCAAAACTGTGGCGCTGACAGACGGTAGATTTTGGATGTCCATCCTCTAATGAAGGCAGGAGCATGTCTGGCGTATTCCTCTCCCTCTTGGGAGCTAAGGTTAGAGAAACCACACCTGTATCAGCATCCTCCTGCTGGACGGAAAACGGAGGGGGAGACAAGGCAGTGCAACATTCCCACCACTGATTTTGTGTTCCGAGCCTGCACTTCTCAGGGCGCCGAATGCTGTGCTTTGAACGAGGCCGGGGACACTCTTCGGTGCTGCCATTGAAGAAAACCTTGCTGCATTTAGTGACTTTCCCCGACTTGTTAGGATGACGTatgttaatgaaaacattctgtgTTTCACTGATGTATTGAACcctgatttcttttccttcaatGCTGACTTGCAGTGAGGGGCTCTCAGCAGCCACCGCAGCTCCCTTGAATGTAGACGGCACTTCAGGTTCTTGGGCCAGCACATTCTTCTGTCTAGGGAAGCAGCCCCCAGGCCTGTAATATCTCCGACTGTGTCTGAGGGGGAAACGCCAGTGACATCTTGGACATCTCTTCCTTGTAGAGATCTTGGCACCTGTTTTACGAAACATGCTTTTTTTAACTTCTACCTGAACATGGACATCTCCACATTTCACGTCCGTACTAAATGTGCCTTTTGCTGCTTTAAACCCCCCTGCTCTGCTGGGGAGATCCTGTAGTGTAATTTTCCCTAGTAACGATTGTTCACAGTCATTAACTGGGACCGCTGGCAAGCCTTTCTCTCCTTGATGGGGAATGGCAGGAGGGGGACCTTTGTTGTCAGATGGACTCTGCTTCTTCTCTTTAGGGGTGAGGGAGAGGTCCGGCTTCCTGCTCATCTTACAAGCAGGTGTGTGCTCATCTTTGTTTTCTGGAGAATTTCCTGATGCGCACAGCCTCCAGAGTTCCTCCTTCGACTTTTTCTTCaagatcttttctgtttttgtggcTTGGTTGATCAGCAAGCCTAGTTGCaccttgaaggaaaaaaaaggggagggggacaggTTTCTATGTTGATTTAGAGAGTAGATGTTCCAAATTCTAGGATGAAGCACACTGTATCTGTTTTGTCAGTATTTTGGGTAAGCTTTCATGCATTTATAGTATGAAATAGTATACTGCACAAATGttcatttctaaataaatatcttattatATACCAATACTTTTAGAGTACAGAATATCACTTGTTAGGAAGTGAAGAATTTaagcttcattttaaaatagcagGTTTCAAAAAGACACTGAAGTGAAATATAAGTGTTATATTTCAGTAAAAATATATCCGAGTAAATTTTAGATGCAACTTCTTGACAAAGAAGAAGCTGTCATGGTCAGTTGTGACCTTGGCCTACTACCAAACAGGCTAAATCAACTCCATATAATTTGAGCTAGTTTTACAAATAAAGATGTGGGTAAGGAAGATATGAGAGTCTTAAGTCTAACTTCCAGAAGTTATGGTCTGGTATGCCTTGGCCCCAAGCTTTTATAGAGCCTACTAACTCAAATGCCTGCGGCACCCTATAGGTAGTATACACAAGTGAAGTAGACTGGGCACACATTCTCCACAGTTTACAAATAGATGCCAAGTAAGAAGGCATCCTAGTGTTGGTAAGTCCTTTGATTTTCTTAAGAGAACTAGTCTGGGTTGATTGCTTGTTGGGTGGGTGCCATTGTGAAATCTCCCGCTTTGTCAGGATTGGATCAAATGTTTGAAAATCTTCTGTAATTAGAGGCTAATATTTTTGGGTACTGGATTTTGGCAAGAGCTGTCAGATTGCAGCCTATCCCTGTCTGTTTTGTCTTGTTAAATTGCTGTGCTGTAAGAAATATGAGCAGCAGCGTATTTTTAAGTTAAGTAAAATCTAAAGAGGgaaaatttatacatttattataaaTGCTATTAATTTAGACAGGAAGTCCGTGTGTAGGGGCTTCAGAAAGTACACAGAAATGAGATTAAATGTTTTTAGTGaacacatttttttgaaaattatttgtattttggTTTGAAAGCAGACAGAATTTCCATGCACCACCTcattcccaaatgcttacaatcgCCAAGGCTGaggtggtctgaagccagaagccctgaacttcatccaggtctcccacatgagtggtagggacaaaagcacctgagctgtcacctgttgcctccccagGGGGACTTCTCAGCTGGCAACTGCATTGGAAGCAGATATGTGCCAGACACTTGAATATGAAACACAGTTGTCCTAAGTGGCCactcaaccactgcaccaaatgctccTCTATGGAGccaagattttgaaatccatgcacagttctTTTCATAATTCATGTCTGTGTATGAACTTGTTGATAACTTCCTATTGTATCCTTGTGTAgctttattgaaaatatttatagaagCACTTCTGTATATGGCAAATGAAACCTCTTTAATAGGAAAGGCAGTATCCTTAACTGATATAAGGAGCATTCCCATTGGCTCTCGTTTTGCCTATAGAAAGGCTCCTCTCCTCTCAGGGAGCTTAAATGGTTTCCCACAGCCCCAGCTACAGACTGAGAGCTGTGATGTGCAGTTGTGGGAGAAGAGATGTGGAGTCATAGCTTCCTGTCGTGCATTTACAATCGAGCAGGGACATGACCATTTATTCATTGATGGAAGGCCTTCCAGAACTGGAGATATTAATTTGTTCTTAAAATAACAACTTTATGCCAAGAGCAGTTCAGGTTATAGCTCCTTTGTATTTCATGATTCTGTATTTTATAACCGTTTTCCATTGACTACACTTCAATTTCtgcaagaaggaaaacagaactgacTGTCTAAGCCTCCAAGCTTATGAGAACAGGGAGTTTTAGTAGCCTAAATCTGaataagtgaatttttaatttaaaatcttaTTGTTCACAATAGGCATCATTAATCATTACATATATAGCAACAGGCCAAACTTACAAATCATTTTATAAtattacttatttaaaatattctttgaaaagcagagtgtcagagaaagaggaagagacaaagaaagagagaaatcttccattcacaagTTCACACTTTCAGTAGCAATAATGGTTGTGGCTGAGGCAGGGCTATACAAGGAGCCTAGAAGtccctctgcgtctcccatgtgggtgcaaatgggtctaagcacttgagctatcttctgttactctcctaggctcattagcagggagctggatctgaagtggagtaagCAGGACTCTAATTGGCAGTCACAGGGGATACTGGCATTGAAGGTGgtggttttacttgctatgccacaatgcagccctgactgatttttttaaatgttaattagtTACTGGTTCTGCCATTATAGTGCAGCAAGATAAGCCTGAGATGCCACCATTCTGTAGGGATCACTGCTTCTGGTTTGAGTTGTGGTCGCTCTCTACTGACActcctggggaagtagcagaagatgtctaagttcttggactcctgccacccaaatgaaggacttggatggatttccaggctgctggctttggcctggaccagttcTAACCATTTAGgctatttggggaacaaaccagtagaCGAAGATCTCTCccccaacctctctctctctgtggctccctccctttgtaattctgcctttcaaacacattaaaataagtgaataaaataatttatttatttgtttaagccaagagccaggaactgaatctggGAATCTCAATCAAGTGGTAAgaactcagctacttgagccaacacctgtaGTCCTGAGCATACACCAGCACGACATTGGAATTGGGAGGGAAATCCGTatctggctccaggctttctgATAGGGCCACAGGTGTCTTACATGAcgtcttagccactgtgccatggtGGAATAGTTACATGCATTGACTGTCTTAATTTTGTTCACATTCCTGTGATAAAGAACAAAGCACTTAAGCTAAGTAGTTCATTTTATGTTTATACAATCATAGAATCAAACTTACACACTGTGGTAtccaagatcttccattttttgtaggtcttttttcttttccttttcattatggGCAGCTGTGGGCCTTCCAGTTTCCCTGTCCTTTGAAACTATGAAATTTGAAATTGATTTTCACTTGGAAATTAGTTCTAATTAAATTGCTAGCAGCTCACCTGCTGACTGGATAGCATGGTAGATTTCTGAGGCTTCTCCATCATACTcttctttgaatttattttattgtcaacatgtatttttttctttcatcttcagtTCTGTCCCTACTCTTTAGTTTATGTTCACATACTCTGTAAACGTTCAAACATGACATGTGCATGcatttgcagacatttagggtACAAGGGAGGGTACAAGGGATACCAGTgatgtttcattatttttgtgtTCCATTTTTTCCTTCCTAATGGAAATATCTAGCTTTTAGTGAGTGTGACCTAAATTGAATATCATGAAATCTGTGACCCTACAATGTTAAGTGGGGTGAGTAGATGTTTTACCTTTATTGAATCATTATCATATTTAATATTATTGTGATTTATAATGtcatattataaaattattgaaTATAGACATTGGTAGGGTTGGCAATTCTTTGTAAAAGGAGGTGTAGGGGAGAAGGCAGCTTCCTGACTTCCATGCCCTACCTCAGGTAGGCACGTGCCTGAGCTCAGGGCTCTGCCTGATTCTAAATTCTCTCCTGTAAAAGGATTAATCAGAATGGAAAGCTGAAGACAAAGCGCTTTTCAAGTAGCAGTTTCTTTTGAGTGAACTTGGGCAGACTGTGTTTTTTGGAAACCTCTGATAAGAAGCTTGACTTTTCATTGACTCATGCATGTGTAAACTCAAACAAAATAGGGCTGCTTTGTGCTCAGTTTCAGCAAAATTGAACAGTTCTCATCTCTGCGGAAAATTCTCTATGTCACAGCATCATTAATTTCCATTGCTTCTGATTGTACAGACTCTCAAAGTCTCatgattttcataatttttttctgtaggcTATTCTTCCTATACAGGAACTTAATACTCATCTACCAATTGCCTGTTATCCTTCAGACTTCATTGCTGGACACCCAGTTGCTGCCAGGTGAGCAATCACTCTTCTCAGATGTCCAATGTGGGGGCTGGGTTGAGCTGATGATTATAAACACATGACTTGATGCCTTTccttttgtatttctgtattatCCAAGATAGGTTTTCTAATTAtaggaaaaaatgcttttaaagcaCTGGAGAGGGTTGTTGGTTGTTTCCTCTATGGTTTCCACCATGTGCAAGTCAGAGTGTAACCTGCAGCATTGCGTCTAGCAGCCAGTGCTCTGGGCTTGGGCTCCAAAGAGTTGGGTTGCTGACTTGCTGTGCTGTTTCCGCAGCAGGACCTGCTGTCTTTGCAAGGCTGACTTCCCTTTATTTCTGGGGCATACTCTACTTTCCAGGGATATCTTACAGAAACACAACCACAAACAGGCTTTCAATCAAAATGGCACCTGTTTTCTGTACCTCCTATTAGGGTATATGCAAGcgagtacttcaaaatgttcatgtaaAAATGGAATGAGCACTTAAGTTTATTTTGCCGCAAATTGAAATCTTTGCCTATAGAGTATCTTTGTGAAGGTCACAGaacatgcatattatgaaaaattatgcatgtatttaattttttgcatcaaaataaactttttaaggcagatgttacagcacagtgagttaagtctGTGCTTAGCTTATCAGACCCACATAACTTACTGGTGTGCAGGCACCCCCTTAATTCTAATTCAGCATattgctcatgtgcttgggatgCAATGGATATGGTACATCAGAcgtaagatctctctgtcttttccactctctccacaactctgattttcaaataagcaaattaaaagataaataaatcttctagaaAAAtcagacttattttttaattgctttttcttaaatatcttttaataTGCAAAAAAccttataatttattttcatattctttgaaaggtaaagagacacAGTGAGAGATATAGTGAGAGAAGCATCCTCCATCTGCTACTCCCATTCctaaatgccacaacagccagggctgcaccaggctgaagccaggagcctggaagtcaacCTGAGTCTCCCCGGTGGATGGTAAGGAGTTAGTTACTAGAGTTAACACTTGTTGCCTCCCTGAGCACGCATTAACCGGAAGCTGAAAGCGGAACTGACCTGGGAATCATGCCTGCCCCCCAAAAgtcgttttatttatttatttatttatttatttatttatttatttatttatttattgttttctgtaACAGAACAATGGTTCTCATATATCTGTGCTAGCTATCTTTCTTGCTATGTGCTTCCGTAAGAAAGCCCCTAAAGCAGCTTATGGCTGCCTCTGGCGTCATTATGATAAGTCGTAAGCAGGCTGTAGGATTCCATCAGTTCTGCTCGCATTGAACATCTGCCAACAGTTCCTGCATGGCATGGCTGCAGTCTCATTGTCTAAAGTGGGCCTGAACGGAAGGAGAGGGTGGGAGAAAGTGTTCCTTAGAATGCTAAGCGCTTGTTTTCTGTCCTCTCAttcctgttccctctgcctctAACACAGTCACTTCTTGCTCTCTGTAGCCCCTTTCTATTCTATAACTTCtttatttactttccaaatatatatatatatatttttttgaaaggcagagtggaccatgagagggagaaagacaaaaaagagaaagtgagtgagcaagtgagagaaagagagagggagagtcctTTATCCAGTAATTCACTCTCCACAGTCTAAAATACAGTAAGGCCAAAGTCGGGACCCTGGAACTCTAtaggggtctcccatgtaggataCAGGAAGTCAAGCACTTCCTGGGCCACTGTTCACTGcctcccaagcacattggcagcAAGATATGGAATAGCTTGGACTGGAACCAGGCATCCCTATATAAAAGATGTGATGTCCCAAGACAAGCCTTAGCCCTTTGGACCATTATGtccacctctttctcttcttttaaaaaagcctAATAAACATAGACATGACCTTATGCCATCTATATAGAGATGATTCTATAATCTGCAATGTAACTCTTGTTAATTCACAGTATCGTAAGGTCAGAAGTCTGGGCACAAGGATCCATTTGCCAACTGATGTATCTACATGCATGTGTAATTGGAATTTTAACACATCTTATCCTCAGAGCTCCTGAAGTCCTCTGCCTTCTCCACTTCCGCTCTCACCTGGATCTTCCTTGCCTCAGTTGCGAACTTTAGCATCTATCCAGCTCACATGAAAAACCTCACATGCAGTCCTTGAGTTGGCTCTTTTTACCTTTTCCCTCCAATTGATCAATGCAGTCTGCCCTACTTTTTTTCTAAGCATTTTATCCTAAATTATGCCTATATATTTTATTCCCCATTATTACCAATTCATTCAAAAccatgtgtgtgtggtttttaaaatctggaCTGCTGAAATATCTTTGCTTTTCTTGCTTTTATAGTGTCATCCGTTATTTATTTACATAGCAGCtagactgatttttttaaaacacaaattaaatCATGTCACCTCCTCTAATGGCATCTCATTTCACCTTTAAAAATCCcaagtattttgtttgtttacatgTATGCATAAAATGTAATTTAATCCAGAAGTAAAATATATCATCACTAAATACACCTTTGGATATACGTGAAGAAATTTATTCTACTACAGGTTTTTCTAGATTTatgtttttcataaatgtttatttgttctGTGCAAAATCAGCAATAAGGCAATAAAGTTCAGTAAAGTTACTGTAATTGCTATTATATATCAACTGAATCAGATGTGTTTATATTGGATTTTATATGTCTTTTCCCAACTGGGCTTTGAGTCATCACTGTAATTCACTAAGAGTGAGGAGAAAATATAAACAGGAAATGCTAGCTGTATCTTTCTACTGAAGGATTATATAGCGATCCTGCTCTTCTGGGAACATTGTTGGatgacaaagatttttttttgaaaagtattgtGACTGGTGTCATTTTCTGACAAATTACTTAAAAATTCTCTAATGCTAGCCTGAAAGGACTTCCTTGAACCATTCCAAGAAATGTTCTATTACCAATGAAAAGAAGGAGTCACAAAGGGTAGAAAATTATCACTATTAAAATTCTGGAAGAGGTCTAAGTGAGAGATAATTCCAGAAGGCTAAAAGCTATCTTTCAGGGTAGTTCACTATTGCACCTAGTACTCTGTCACGTTCCTCAGGTTCATTTTCTATGGACTCGAAAAGAAATCTAGATATTGTTGTTACAGCTTCACTTTTCTTTAATACAAATCCTATGCTCTCTGCACTCAAATTTTCAAAGAAGTTCATGTATGTGAAACAAATTCtcaaaattcaattaaaatatttgaaggaAATGGAATCCTACAGTTTCTGTTTACTTAGACAGCAGGTGGCTACTTAAAGATTTTCAAGGGAAAAGGAACTAAAAGATATTTAATTGGGTACGAGAAAATCAAATTGGTGCAGAACTTTTTCATCACACAAATTTAAGTTttacttattgaaaggcagatagagagagaaagtattTTTGATTCATTGGCTTCTTAACCTATCATCTTCTTCAGGTTGCTGTATTGTGTGCAGAATTCAGGATTTTATTTCCAGTGAAGGGATTAGGAACCATGGAATCTCTGCCCTTAAATCCCAACTTCAGCCTTATCCACATGTGGCTCTTGCATAATGTGGTCCACCTTATGAAGGTGTACCAGTGAGTGGGATGCATATCTGCATGTCTGACTCTTTCTGCctactaactaactaactaactaactaactaactaactaaacaaAATCATGTAGAAACTATGAATTAAttacatgcacatttaaaaaatgaattaaacttAGCTGTTGTGTGGTGAGTCGGAACAGGGAGCCTGCCGGGGCTGCGTCTGCCACCCACCCACTAGGAACTGCCTGGAGGGAGGCCAAGGAGTGCTACATGAGGGGCAGAAAATGGTTGTTAGGGACTTCCACAGAAGAACCCATTGCACAGGAATGTCAGCAAGACAGTAGGCTGGGCCAGAAACAGCACTTGCTGGTGCACACAAATGGCAAGTCAGAGAGCCAGCTTGTTAGGGATTCTGGAGAGTTGCCCTATTCAGGCCTAGGTACCTGCAGGTGAATGCTAAACTGGGTCTTGGGGTAGATCAAGCCAGACTACTGCATCCATTGGTAGCAAAAGTCAGAGTTGGGGGCAGGCCATAACACTGTTCCAACTGCTACTGCACGTGAGAACCAGGTCTAGAGACCGGCATGGTAAGGATTCATAGAAGTCCATCAGACTAGGCATCTATGCTTGTAGGTCTACATGTAGGTAGCCGGGGCTGGGACATGAAGAATTTGGCTGTATCACACACTTGTGCatgcaagaaccaggactgggaaacAGGCTAGACCAGATTGTAGTACCTGCTTGTATAATTTGGAACCAGGTCTAGGATATGACCTAGTAGGGATTCACATGGCTGCTTTTGCATCTGTATATGCCACAGGGAACATGTTTTAGCAGTGGGCTGCCTAAGGTCTCAGCACACCATAgtagctgggtctggggtgcagcCTTGAAGGGATTCTTGGTTGCTTTGACCAGATCAGGGCATCTGCCACTGAACATGAGCATGCTATTggttttagatagatagatagatagatagatagatagatagatagatagataaatagatagatagatagatagatagatatgtatatggaacagaatagaaaccttaGAAATCAATCCATGCATCTAAAACCAACCAATatttgacaaatgagctaaaattatTCCCCAGAGAAAGGACCACCTCTTCAACAAACCGTGCTGCGAAAATTGGAGCTCCAAATACAGAATTATCAAAAAAGACATCTACCTTACACCATTTATAAAAATCAAGTCTCAATGAATCAAGGATCTCCATCTATGACC
It encodes:
- the LOC101536502 gene encoding uncharacterized protein LOC101536502, yielding MEKPQKSTMLSSQQVQLGLLINQATKTEKILKKKSKEELWRLCASGNSPENKDEHTPACKMSRKPDLSLTPKEKKQSPSDNKGPPPAIPHQGEKGLPAVPVNDCEQSLLGKITLQDLPSRAGGFKAAKGTFSTDVKCGDVHVQVEVKKSMFRKTGAKISTRKRCPRCHWRFPLRHSRRYYRPGGCFPRQKNVLAQEPEVPSTFKGAAVAAESPSLQVSIEGKEIRVQYISETQNVFINIRHPNKSGKVTKCSKVFFNGSTEECPRPRSKHSIRRPEKCRLGTQNQWWECCTALSPPPFSVQQEDADTGVVSLTLAPKRERNTPDMLLPSLEDGHPKSTVCQRHSFEVTQNMPLKKHSAQADALLPSIPPTLCNTLKGSRVSTSDLSKMPFEDENQESRNEFDILENIPPVSCAQQNTDGLKHWPSTMADVSPDEDDFSLSVQLTAENPASLCCRCSRNPPAGCWESANCASCNPSQNTPKPSTIFSLSHWANRHPGPKDAPADSFSLNCCPEFALDHEKEDFDMTDRDYNQALLRSNSQPMPEMKTIQTPPVEPTFCASPTAGSPPHRISQSTMTWDQKESHATHSQTEAPSKVKMPVLTFLKSVTQSDHEGTVDANCPMGLEQPKGSPSSLGNVEQGRCQMAPVVKDACHQDLSNGNHEEIFSQMDFPTNTTESSCAVHAIGNLFLIQETVTSGTDQNDNNDEGSLGITTFKQEPAECQMIPSTESNSEGDDNKNESYYHQIDILLSPHKQEAFKDLEINSLRKSSQELAAGCGTASDGSQEEAVELWARRRQQFKDGKRCSSAGGSSFTSNITEGSITSEDGRSVDLGFRTDVEEKGFYTENFHSAAWVFRGDDGNPEDSPRCLSKKPRPVAVRERTVKLFKGTGDYPWGFRIQFSKPIMVTEVDANSAAEEAGLQIGDTVLAVNGTEVTSVEHAEAVHLARKGPDVLTLVVGSDISRCPNTPWPTCRGYLHKRTHSGFVKGWRKRWFVLKHDGCLRYYKHRKDEGKWPPLEVIKLEGAEVNVDSSLGKPFVFNCTPQSGTRIFCLCATSSQEMKRWLDAMDKAAHPVHQSHVWEDVTLHNSSLPPLAIKNPECLGLLYQLDRDTDTWVQHYCVLKDGCLYLYASIRATQALGGLYLQGYGVSEQTLSFKQSVIELKPPSEEFQTFYFCAESKTENQRWITALRMSIKKWLPLQQAIQDFMNRPPEETKM